The Dermacentor albipictus isolate Rhodes 1998 colony chromosome 2, USDA_Dalb.pri_finalv2, whole genome shotgun sequence genome has a segment encoding these proteins:
- the LOC135915474 gene encoding rRNA methyltransferase 3, mitochondrial produces MGSLGRSASTFIAICTHVRSGMSVQSVRFRRKGFVRTAQKVIYPTSKTEDTSKPASDPISGPRYVKLGSDDDEFANTMMQLKMKRRREKLNKVLLEGKRLIADALKAGVECESIYFTLPENIEGLPLETLREDQIKKVFYKKMKIWSDMTTCPGIMGVFKKPSADQIEIQRTRDTIPVSVILDNVRDPGNMGTLIRTAAAAGCSQLLLSKGCVDPWELKVVRAGAGSHFRIPIYSGIAWEHMPSYVTPETPVYLADHRSVEPVGARRLSTDNDTELNEEASDSEEEEDDDEESRYRIQTADGRRLTVDKSYRDMDDLEDCRDISVPHYEYTSARYTNVPSVLVVGGETQGLSLQAHKLAVECVGARVHVPANNGVDSLNTAIAASIILYEMRRQMLLSSGSNNSKEEETNSSLSAHGHL; encoded by the exons ATGGGGTCTCTAGGAAGAAGCGCGTCTACCTTTATTGCGATCTGTACTCACGTTCGGTCGGGAATGTCCGTCCAATCGGTGCGATTTCGTCGAAAGGGTTTTGTAAGAACGGCCCAGAAAGTCATATATCCCACTTCGAAAACAGAAGATACGAGTAAACCGGCGAGCGATCCTATTTCTGGGCCACGATACGTCAAGTTAGGCAGTGATGACGATGAATTCGC GAACACCATGATGCAGCTGAAGATGAAGCGCAGGAGGGAGAAGCTAAACAAGGTCCTCCTGGAAGGAAAGAGATTAATCGCTGATGCGCTGAAGGCCGGCGTTGAGTGCGAAAGCATTTACTTCACACTTCCGGAAAACATAGAAGGACTGCCCTTGGAAACTCTAAGGGAAGACCAGATAAAGAAGGTGTTTTACAAGAAGATGAAAATTTGGTCCGACATGACAACATGCCCTGGAATAATGG GTGTGTTCAAAAAGCCGTCCGCGGACCAAATCGAGATTCAAAGAACAAGAGATACAATCCCTGTCAGCGTGATTTTGGACAATGTTAGAGATCCTGGAAACATGGGAACACTGATCCGAACTGCTGCAGCTGCGGGATGCAGCCAGTTGTTGCTTTCAAAAG GCTGCGTGGACCCATGGGAGTTGAAAGTGGTACGTGCTGGCGCTGGGTCACATTTTCGAATACCAATATACAGCGGCATAGCTTGGGAACACATGCCGAGCTACGTGACCCCCGAGACACCGGTTTACCTAGCGGACCACCGCAGTGTTGAACCTGTTGGGGCACGCAGACTGTCTACAGACAATGACACCGAACTGAATGAAG AAGCCTCCGACAGCGAAGAGGAGGAAGATGATGATGAGGAGTCTAGGTACAGGATTCAGACTGCGGACGGACGGAGGCTGACAGTGGATAAGTCGTATCGAGACATGGACGATCTGGAAGATTGCAGGGACATCAGTGTGCCCCATTACGAGTACACCTCTGCGAGGTACACCAACGTGCCGAGCGTTCTCGTGGTGGGAGGAGAAACACAGGGACTCAGCCTCCAGGCTCACAAGCTGGCTGTGGAATGTGTTGGTGCGAGAGTGCATGTGCCAGCGAACAACGGCGTCGACAGCCTGAACACTGCGATTGCAGCATCTATCATTCTGTACGAGATGCGGAGACAAATGCTGTTGTCATCTGGCTCCAACAATAGCAAGGAGGAAGAAACAAACAGTAGCCTTAGTGCACACGGACATCTGTAA